The Calliphora vicina chromosome 3, idCalVici1.1, whole genome shotgun sequence genome contains a region encoding:
- the frm gene encoding mucin-2 produces MARAVFCMAVACILVQCAFSVKLDAENRRLILDIKDQKTTNKQYYSSNFDTRHGKYNNYDDGRYKGIQEGKYYHDDSGKYVHIEGPTGPPAPPYVHIVGPNGGYGGEGGDGGFGGDGNGGGVGPGGPNGPNGPGGPKGPGGPNGPPGPPGPPGPPGPLGPTAPGPKGPKGPKGPPGPPGPTAPGPKGPYGYPGPNAPGPKGPPGPPGPTAPGPKGPYGPAAPGPYGPVGPNAPGPYGPSGGTHAGPPGPPGPDRPGPPGPPGPNRPGPPYPGREQPTRATKKPKDPRESDLSVPGYLPPHQKNGKINQINNTNSYQVDRVPPTNTNTNTQTSFVSNYHPNNDYTQKKVTTTTTTSTTSTNTINSNKNNFNNYNNNDKTVNTKLTYIPPSSSSPTPKPQPPNTQQQQQKIPPNTYILTNTGNLQVQDITTEKDKPQTTYTTTTTTNQNYGNNKSDFNKEKTVVTTQTNKNTNTNINTNTNTNTYTRPQVVEKITTTNTYTRPQEVEKVTTTTTNTYIPPQKVVNINTNTNTYDNSKPITVEKVITTAYKTPEKVVTTHTGSYIESHDNGKTITNTYKGQQPQPFTQVNKEKVIEKVTSTYVSNNEYQKRKPEHQQQITTVTKTETNLSQNKQNVTPRPTSSPFHTQNTDNFCPCLADKAHSSKTSTSSTSSHSNNGFSTSQHSNPSSSSYSNSNNFQQQFTTNGGIAGQTHFGSIMSSMALLQQIPVVPHVPGYPAFYAPDKIPQGAIVAFMPVIILPEAAYAKCDENTKQFSSEHIQNPLGVQPASIPFGFNLNSVFPNGAKKDQCMCPCSCTQNIPEHIHTKRETDNVDAPANPTSTNDATEETKIDSKVNENDKQTTAESKEIETTATVTTTVAEPAKAAVVAEDEKKQ; encoded by the exons atggCGCGTGCAGTGTTTTGCATG GCCGTCGCTTGCATTCTAGTGCAATGCGCGTTCTCTGTTAAATTAGATGCAGAGAACCGACGTCTGATTCTCGACATTAAAGATCAGAAAACTACCAATAAACAGTACTACTCGTCAAACTTTGACACAA GACAtggtaaatataataattatgatGATGGTAGATATAAAG GAATACAAGAGGGTAAATACTATCATGATGATTCtggaaaatatgttcatattgAAGGTCCAACTGGTCCCCCAGCACCACCCTATGTGCACATTGTAGGACCCAATGGCGGTTATGGCGGTGAAGGCGGTGATGGCGGTTTCGGAGGCGATGGCAACGGTGGCGGTGTAGGACCCGGCGGCCCCAATGGCCCCAACGGACCCGGTGGACCCAAAGGACCTGGTGGCCCTAACG gacCTCCCGGACCCCCTGGACCACCCGGACCTCCTGGACCTTTAGGACCAACAGCTCCCGGACCAAAAGGACCCAAGGGACCTAAAGGACCTCCTGGACCACCCGGACCAACAGCTCCAGGACCCAAGGGACCTTATGGCTATCCTGGACCAAATGCTCCTGGACCTAAGGGACCTCCCGGACCTCCAGGTCCAACTGCTCCAGGACCCAAGGGACCTTATGGTCCAGCTGCTCCCGGCCCTTACGGACCAGTAGGTCCTAACGCTCCTGGTCCTTATGGTCCATCTGGTGGTACTCATGCTGGTCCACCCGGACCCCCCGGACCCGATCGTCCAGGTCCACCCGGTCCTCCCGGCCCCAATCGTCCAGGCCCACCTTACCCTGGCCGTGAACAACCCACAAGAGCAACAAAGAAACCTAAAGATCCCAGAGAATCCGATTTGTCTGTGCCTGGTTACTTGCCTCCTCAtcagaaaaatggtaaaataaatcaaattaataaCACTAATTCATACCAAGTAGATAGAGTTCCACCAACGAATACCAATACCAATACGCAGACGTCTTTTGTGTCCAATTATCATCCAAATAATGACTACACACAAAAGAAGGTCACCACAACAACTACCACTTCCACAACTTCCACAAACACAATCAATAGCAAtaagaataattttaataattataataataatgataaaacTGTTAATACTAAACTAACATATATTCCTCCTTCTTCTTCCTCCCCCACTCCCAAACCCCAACCACCAAacacccaacaacaacaacaaaaaatcccACCCAACACATATATTCTCACAAACACCGGCAACCTCCAGGTCCAGGATATCACTACTGAGAAGGACAAGCCACAAACGACCTACACCACAACGACGACAACTAATCAAAATTATGGTAATAATAAATCAGATTTCAATAAAGAGAAGACAGTTGTGACGACccaaacgaataaaaatactAATACGAACATCAACACCAACACAAATACCAACACTTACACTAGACCTCAGGTAGTTGAAAAGATAACGACGACAAATACATACACTAGACCTCAGGAAGTGGAAAAAGTAACCACGACCACGACCAACACTTATATACCACCACAAAAAGTAGTTAACATTAACACCAATACCAATACCTATGACAATTCCAAGCCCATAACAGTTGAGAAAGTCATAACGACTGCCTACAAAACTCCCGAAAAGGTTGTGACAACACACACCGGCTCCTACATTGAGTCCCATGACAATGGCAAGACCATAACTAACACCTATAAAGGACAGCAACCACAACCTTTCACTCAAGTCAACAAAGAGAAGGTCATAGAAAAGGTAACTAGTACGTATGTGAGCAACAATGAGTATCAGAAAAGAAAACCCGAACATCAGCAACAAATAACGACAGtgacaaaaaccgaaacaaaTCTAtcgcaaaataaacaaaatgtaactCCCCGTCCCACTTCTTCCCCATTCCATACACAGAATACTGACAACTTTTGCCCGTGTCTAGCTGATAAGGCTCATTCATCCAAAACCTCAACTTCCTCCACCTCTTCCCATTCCAACAATGGTTTCTCCACATCACAGCACAGCAATCCTTCCTCTTCCTCCTACTCAAACAGCAACAATTTTCAACAACAATTCACGACTAATGGCGGTATCGCTGGCCAAACACACTTTGGTAGCATAATGAGTTCGATGGCACTTTTGCAACAGATTCCTGTGGTCCCTCATGTACCCGGTTATCCAGCATTCTATGCCCCTGATAAAATTCCTCAGGGAGCCATAGTCGCCTTTATGCCCGTCATCATATTGCCCGAAGCGGCCTATGCCAAATGCGACGAGAACACCAAACAGTTTTCAAGTGAACACATTCAAAATCCATTGGGAGTGCAACCCGCATCAATTCCTTTCGGATTTAATCTAAACTCAGTCTTCCCCAATGGTGCTAAGAAAGATCAGTGCATGTGCCCCTGCTCATGCACCCAAAACATTCCCGAACATATTCACACAAAACGTGAAACGGATAATGTTGATGCACCTGCTAATCCTACTAGCACCAATGACGCGACCGAAGAGACAAAAATTGATAGCAAAGTGAATGAAAATGACAAGCAGACTACAGCAGAGAGCAAGGAAATCGAAACGACTGCAACAGTAACGACAACTGTAGCCGAACCCGCAAAGGCGGCTGTAGTGGCCGAAGAcgagaaaaaacaataa